gacgggaagagaccgggagagacgggagagaccgggagagaccggaagagaccgggagagaccgggagagaccgggagagaccgggagagacggggagagacgggtagagatggagagagaccgggagagacgggaagagaccgggagagaccgggaaagacgggaagagacgaggagagaccggtagagacggggagagaccgggagagacggaaagaaacggggagagaccgggagagaccgggagagacgagtaaagacgggaagagacggggagagaccaggagagacggggcaAGACCGGGAGtgacagggagagacggggagagacgggtagagaccgggagagaccgggagaggcgaagaatgtttctattgtgtttaaattaaagtaataagaaaaatggctgttattttattgaaaaaaaaggaacttatttaaaacagtcttttgaatggatttctaaatttatggcagcttttagaaaaaaaagttagaagtacgtgaataaatgaatattagatttattaaagatggataaatgtttattcaaaaataaaataaaaagagcaacagtaaagcaaggctcttgaaagttaaacaacgaaagcaaagaaaatttgaaaaaaacgtagcgtaagaatagagagccacagcaacgcgtggcagggcatagctagttagaaataaaataaggtGTAAGTAAGAAGACagaataataatctttaaattaaaattaatagtcattgaaaagtaatacaaaaatttcttctttaatatttattaatgttattaattagaaattactcgaaaattttatttgcatgcttttttataagaatttttgcaacaaatgtgtaaaattatcgGAAACTTTAGTACTTACTTGATCAATGATTTTGACTGTTTTGTTTTTTCGTTGCTCTCGTTAACTTGTTGCCAAATACCAGTTTTGTTCACCTCCTCGCTGATATTGATACTCGCCAGAGGAATTTTCATGATGTTCCCGTTAGCCAAAGAGATCTGAATGTTTCCCGGGGGTCCGTAGCCCATCGTTTCGTTATGATCCTGCAGGACGAATGAAACAATAGTTTGAATCTCAACCTTGATGCGCGATGAATTTCTATCAGGCCATGCATAAATTCAAGCGAACTTTGCGTTGCCTTCAAACTGCTGGGAAGCAGGCGTGATACGTTGCTTGCCAGCATATATTTCACATGAGCTGGTCAATTATACATagcgtaataaattataagtgtATGTGAGGAAGTAATAACGATCGGTCAGGGACATCACGTAACACtatgaataaatttacaagGGTGTGACTTGGTATATAGATTTGTAGATAATTCTAATAGGAGAATacacaatagaaaaattagTGCGACGAGTCCATgatgagaatataaaattatatcggCAATTtcgtgttatttttttcttcttttgagGGAAGGGgggaataattttaataagtgaCGAATTCGTTTATCTTAAGAATTATGATCAAgatcgatattattttatactgtgTGGTATGTTAATTGATAACGATCGacattaattgtttatatcctAAGAGGAAGTATTATTcacagtaatattaaatattatttgagaataaatacaaatgtgcaaagacatattttaatatcttaacatttgtcaatatttttaataatttaatgattaaacacaCAGTTACGTTTTGATCTTCAACTGTAAGTGGCTGCATATCCTTGTTATCgtatataatttgcaaaaaattaacatgCTGTTATTGCATTTAGCTCAGTGGCGCATGATTATTATCGAAACGCATCTATCGTATTGTGCATCGTCGCGTTTGCGTTCGTCGAAAAGTCTCTTCGATTACAAACGGATGTAGGATGTTCGCTGAATCATTTGTTTGCGAAAAGAATATGACTGCCGGTTTATGCGGCGAAACTACGGACGTGCACTTATGGTGACGTACCAATAACAGGCGGAGGATTCGACAACTGGCATTTTTTTCGTTTGTGATTTCCGTATCGATATCTCCGTGTTTGTCCGGCTCGTGTGTGATTTCTTTCAGTTGCTCTCTCATTTTCTCTTGCTGAATCATCATTCTCCTCCGTGAGTCATGCTGTGCTTCCGCTCAGTTATTCTgtctttaattgcattaacaACGAACGCATGCTGTCAGGTATTACACGGTGCGACGCCTCATTTAATAGTTTACTCGCGTCAAAATAAGTATTACATTCTTTTAACTGATGTTATTCTACTgtattgtatgaaaaattacatataataatggtTACAccgttttatatgtaatatatccATTTTTTCCGCTTATTTTGATCttcgtaaaattataataaaaaagtatcattgttattaatttttgacatatatttataaaacaaattccgaaaaaaattaaacaagaatcttttctcgataataaatattagtgtaataaatgttatttattatttttgcaatttagttattaaaagtAGGGTTcctatacataaatttagttaaattataaaataaaatgtgcaacccaaatacaaaatattaaagagcAAAACAAAAACGcagcaacaaaaaattaatttcacagtacacataaataaatttatcgttaatttatcgttaattatGATGAAACATGTGTCACAATTAAGCTATTTGttattcatattaatatacttCGCATTCTCTCCTTCCATCTTCTTGTATGATGTCATGTgtgtttttcaattaataataatttttgaataatattatatatcagacattttgatattttgtattgTGAGTATTGTGAGAGATAAACagaatctctctttctcaggCAGACGAACATTTACATTATATGAATCCGTTAATTGTGTTAGGAGATGTTGAATTATAAAGAGGTTTCGTGTGTTTCGaaacaataatgtatttttacatgatttaaaataaatgaactGTGTACGATGGCGCATTAAATCGATACAAGTGTCTCGAATGATTCACAGAGAGGGATATTAGCGACACGGCGATACATTAAATGCAACAGATATTCGTTCACCTCGCCACGTCGCGAATATCGATCGCGGTGTGTCGATCGCTACTCGATGAATATCTTCGTTGATATTATTTGGATAATAGGCAACCTGCTTTccgtttaataatttaatagtcgATTAACTCtgactatatttaaaaaaattcgcaATACAGCGAACGTCTCTACTCTCCCATGGTGAACTGATTTTGTTTCAAACAGCCTTTTGCTGTAATATTggaatgtattaaattatatagaagaagtactctttaatttattcgaatgtacaaacaaaaatgtacaatattgCTTACCttgcaacaataattttcCTTAATTACTGTTAATAGCGCGACTATGCTTGTAACTATTATACTCGTAAGAGTATTAttcgattttaattatattacgacGTAATAATGAAATAGAAGACTGCATTTCTCTATCACTATCTTAAATTCGCCTAAGGTCGTATAaccaacatatatatatatatatatatatatatatatatatatatatataaacaaagataattatatataatcccACTAAAGACATCATACATCAATAAAGACACCGATAAAAATTCATCGCGCGCGGTTCACCATTGAAGAATAATCGGCAATAATCTGGAGCAAAGTgctccaaaataaaatttcaagtagCCGTCGACGTGTTCGAAGCGCTCGCAAAAAACGATCAACACTCAACACATTACTTTAATCTCGCTACAACAACGATGCTATCGATAAAAACGTTTAAGATTGCGGTATCCAAAAAAGTGTCTACCGTGTTCAAAAATTCAACAACAATGTATTACATTTACTTTAATACTGGTCGGTCGGTACACCACCTGGACTTGAGGATAAAGATGGTTTGGCACATATTTCGCGTGGAAGACGAGAGAATGGCCTTTGATGTCGAAACCTTTTCCGGTTCGttgaagaatatataaaaatttgtcgcATAAATGCTCAAAAATAACAATGTCATATATTTTCGTAAAATGGCAAATTTcacatttcaaaaaatttctacagaCTGAAGACGCAGTCCTACGTTCATTTTcggaatgtttttttttttgcatagcACCATTCTCGTCATCCTTATGTTTTCAAGCGGTCATttgcgaaaataaaaaaaaatcttgaccACAAAAAAAGGAGCAAAGTGTTGTTTCGACGAAAGAGTAAAAAGTGTGCGTTTTGCATAGAAATCATTGGTCCGTTCGtacttttcctttttaaattattaaaggcCGAATTTGGCACTCTTAAATTATCcgacatatgtataattatgcgctttaaattaaattatattctagCCTCATGTTCGGAGATCCTATATCTTTACTTTGTTCCGCGCAGCGACGAAAAACTAATTCGTTTCAGGTGACATTCGTCCGATCACTCGTCGTAGTATACATCGTTTCTTCTACAAAGGGCGGGTTCCCCAAAGTCGGAGAGAGTTATGGTGACCACGGGGCGAGCTGGGTTCGCCACGCGATCACCGTCTGTATGCTATTTGCGACAGGTGATGGCGTTTAATATTCGTGTCGCGGTGCTAACCTCGCCGTTCTCCAGCTTACGAAGATCGTCGGCGTGTTTCTTGCTTGGTTCCGGCATTATGTCGTCGAGGATTTTCAGTTCGCGTTGCGTAAACATCAAATCCAGGGATTTGCGTATGCCGATCATTACCACGAGCTGCAAAGTTTTACACAAGTTGAATTACCCTTGAAAAGATgtcactttgttttttttttttttttttatttcaaaatataccAATCCAGAGATTAATTAACTTTCGGCTTTATGGCTGCTACAATAAGaatctaatattaaaatacatcgGCATATATAAGATGATTTTATCGAAAAAacttattgattttcttagcaaaattataagagctttaacaataaatatcaacttaagtaaattaatttattgaatatgttaactgttttttttttcttatagaaGTTTTCTTGCAAGTATCCAAAACAAAACGATAATGTACTTCTGTTTGaatgtaatcgtaatttttctattgtcaaatttaaattaatagttcAGGAGAATTACGAATACCGTTAAGTAATCATCGACGGATTCTTAGATTAATTACTCACCATTAAAGGAAACAGAATAGAGGTGTGACTGAAAGATTTTATGAGCCACAGGCAGGCGAGGCAAGTAAGCTGAATTGCAGTGAACATGTGTACTCGTTTCAACGGGACCTAAAAATACATACTTGCTTCAAGTATTGGATTTACGTGGCTTCAAAATagtaagaattaaataaaatttgaaaaaaaaaaacgttctagaatattttattagtaataataattcctgcacgaaacaaaaaacaaattttgaataatttggaCTTATTTTCAGATTATCGAAGCGTTCGAAACCATTTGCTTACCTGGCGAAGAAACATGTAGTCCGGCTGATATTTAACGGGCATCAACATTATCAGAATCCTATCGAAGAATTGAAGACCTTTCAACGACGCGGCGCCCATGTACAGGAAGACACCGAACAGCACCGGCATCGGTATGTTCCTCAGCATCGGTGTTAAGAGTACCGAGCATCCGATCATCAGAAAGATAAGTATATGAGTAACCCTCTGCTCGCGGACACCTAAAAATTGCGGCTTCTCGCCTGGCGCGGCACACTCGGATTCCAACTTCAACGAGTTCACGTGATTTATGGAGAGTACTGTCGCTGCGACGAACCATGGAAGTCCCATTACCGAGCATATCTCGATCAGGATCGCCAGGATGAAAAGATCCAGATGGTACCCACATCCTTTCTGGAAAAGCATCACACCAAGATCATACAGATACAGTACTATCGTTGATGCGTTATTGCGAACTGTTGAACTCTCTTTCGCATCTATTTTATGTAACGTTTGTAGATGACGATGAATAGAAACATAATCGTTGAAGCAACATAATCGCTCACCTTTAACTTGTTCTCTTTTCTATTAACAATAACGGCCGTGATTTGCTGATCCATAAAGATCAATATAGTGCCCAATAAAGCGGGAAGACATGCCCCGATGGCACTCCACCACGGATTTCTCTCAAAAGGCCAGATTAGCCATCCTCGTCCCTCTAATGTTGGCTTGAACTCCGTTGGCACTTCCAATTTCGGCGTTGGAATGCCCACAAAATGATCCAATGTGCTCATAGAGAATATCGCGATTATTACTGCAAAGTCGCTTACCACTTGTCTCACCTGAAGTAACATAGGAAtgttatgaaagaaaattgcGCGATAGATGTAACGATAAGCTTTAATAAACTATTGAAttcctaataataaaaataaacgtgtatttatatttttatctaatataattttacaactaGCAATGTTATAACTTTTTGTATCTATATTatcttgaaagaaaaattgatctTGCATTCTCCTTTAATTAAAGCATATGTTACCTTTGAGGGAAAGAATAAAGCGTTTTTGAAATCCTTGAGCTCTACCGATAACAAAAACGTGCCCATGAATAGGATAATTGACATAAGGAACACGTCGGGTACATAATGCGGTACGCTGCAGCCATCACCCACCATAGTGCCATTGTAATTCTGAAAGAAGCAATAACGAACACGGCATCAAAGAGGAAGCGAATTGGATTGCCTCGTGTTTTCTTGCAAATTCAGAAACACCTAGTAATCTAGTTATGTTCGAACCTGTAATTTCTCAAGAGCATATAAAAAGAAGCAAAGAGCATATGTAATTGATTGTTGCGATTCAGCGTAACGAGACGTTTGTGTGTTCGGTGTTTCTTatcaataaaagtataaacCGAGCTGACATTCAAATAGAGtgcaatttttgttataacacGAGGCTACACGAATAgctcaaataaaagttgattCAATAATCTTGTAATACAATCAtacagtatttttaattaaaaaaaattgagaaaaaaccagattatttttttgaaaaatatggaaaaacaACTATAATAATGTGAAGTAgtgttcttaattttttagaaaaataaaattgaacaaaaaaccatatttttttaatttttttcgcgaAATAGAACAAAAGCGGACTTTTTTGAGAAATTTCTTAAACCTTTCAAATATGAAGAAATGTTGTGAAATAATTGACATAGGaaacaataaagataatattattttaaaagaaaaatctggaaaaatgtagcaaaaaaataaaaaaagatcttttttCCCAAATTTCCGTAAACTTTTTTGTGCTAGGAATATTATATAGTCATATcaatgtacttaaaatttagaCATCGAGAGAACAATCTATTGCGTTTGGTTAACACTAAGCAAATTGTTGTAGGCTTAACCTCTCGTTTAACATTATTTCGGATGTCATTACCTCGCAAGCTGTTTTATCCAATGTCGTCCAATTCATGTTGTCATAACTGGATGGCAAACTAATGTTTGGTGGTTTGCACCAGCAATCGTAATCCAGTGTTTGACTGGAATAGGTATTTAGAGGATATTTCTTGCCGATCGACAACACATTTTCGATAgcctaaaattaatatataaaaatatattaattataatattttatttataaaaatctgtgCACTTAGCTCTCGAGTTAAGCGGTAttataaaactgatatttcactcgaataatcaaataaatagcatttctgtctttatgataatataataaaaatatttaaaggataattttattattttatcacaaaGACAAAAATGCTATAAAACGCCTCCTTTAAAATGCCTTAATACGATTTCAAAAATCCATAGAATATCGTCAACGTTATATCCAATTTGGACAGCAGTATGATTTTTCTCACCttatagataaaaatgaaGGCGATAAGGGTAGCAAAATTTTCTTCCGTAAATCGAGTGATGTAACAAACGCAAGCACTTGCATCAAGAGCCACGAGAATCATTAGAATTACGGAAATCCATGTACCGATCCAAAAACGGAAAGACATATAACTCCAGTCAACCTTCCTGCAAGAAGAATAGTGATCTGATCAAATTAtctcgaagaaaaaaaagttgataaataatatttgatatataattacacataattacacataatattataatttttatatatatttataatattatccactctatattttcataaaataataatataaaagatattaattattataatattaatagatataaaaaatattggtataaaatctaataaaaatccAGATAGATTTGTGCAGATAGATAAAGACTAACTTGCAGAATTCGTAGACGATCGTCTCGAAAACCAGAACCGGACCGGTGGAACCGAGTATAGTCAAAGGCTGACCAGAGAAAAAGCCATATCCTATGCCACAGACGAAACCGGAGACTAACGATTCCATGGCGGCCATGTTCTTTCCGGTGGCCTCGCTGAGGAGACCACCGAAAGTAATGATGGGCGACAAGCAGgcgaaatataagaaaatgaaaGACGCGACGCACTGAAGTGCAAGGGCGTCCTTGAAgtcagataaataaaatggagCTTTTCTCTTAAAGTCGTTGATCAGACCGCCGAACAGTCTACCGGTTCTCGAAAGGCCGGATTCCTCCCTTAGCTTTTGTTCATCAGCTTCCTCGTCAAACTCTTCCTTAGGCTTTTCCTCCTTGGGTCTCTTTCTAACTTCCTGTAAACATTAAACCAAGCTACGAATGAAGTGAGAGCgaatacttttcaaatttgtatattgcAACATTAAActcgatataattttaatgaattaaaagtttgatattataaatatatagaagaaGATTGCTATTACTGACATAAGCTTTCTATAAaaactttcttatttttcggaaactaaatatttgactgtaataatactgataaaaCATAATCATAATCGCGCTACGTGTTGCGTCTTGCTGAGCAGCATAAAGTACTTGTATATAATCggtaaaaaattagtaaaaaatttttatattaaagtaaagcTTCTATAAATCCCCATATACATTAACTtggtattttatacaaataaatgttaaaagaaaagaaaaatataacctACTGTGCCAGTTTTGGAAATCCAATTTCTCAGAcgctcattttttataatgcaaaaatattaattattataaaatatgaaacagtattgtagcttttgtttaagaaatactatCTAGAAATAAAGTGCCGATATTAAAGACTTTTCTCTCACAGAATTGTGTTTGTTACGTGTTTCTTTTATcatcgataaaattattttcgagcGTTTATGTAACATTAAGTATCCaaactcataaaaattatatcgctTTGTATTTCTAGAATTACTCTTACCTGTGACGGGATAGCCGCTGGCGGTTCTATTCTGATGGCCGGGTCCCATTCACCGGGTGGTAGTACCGTCACGGCGTCTAGGAACTCATCAATACCAGATAAGAGgtgatttctattttttgcCTTGTAAGCCACGTCGTGGAAGACTTCGTCAGACATCAAGGTCGCCATAGCTCGGCCTATCTCGTGGAAACCCGAAATTCCACCCTAAAGATAATGCAAGGCGGCATATTATAAGTTATGATGTCTGacgtatagaaatttaatcaatataaacCTCAAACAAGtgtattacttaatataattttaataacactttttccttcatatacattttttcacaTGTCTTATATTGTacctttttaaacaatttattttaaatattttgaaattataataccATCATAAAACGGCGTAACTTAAGATTAATCATTATTGCATAACTTATTACAAACAATTACTTAATAGAAACTAACGTAACATGAAGTGATAAGCAAAAACTTTGTAAGAACTTGTGAGATTATCAGTCACGtgtaatgtacaaaaataaactagTATCCCTGTTtatcgataaataatttttaccataataAGATTATGTACAGTCTAAGAACTAATGACGTAAGCAAACCATTCTTATCCAAAGAAAAAAGtgtcattaaaattcaatataatgttgtgattttatgattaattatcAGAATAGCTTTTTAAGGTATACCatctttaagcaaaaaaaatataaataactcatataattataagttattattaagAGAATATTACcttcacatatatatatgcttcatgaaaaagttgaaagatataataatagcttttgaataatttaaatgtttaagtgttagttaagaattaaatttttattaattctttgcCTACCATGcattcttaaaacatttttcaagtctatatatattttaatatgtaagttACAgcaaatttagtaataaaaatttgacataatttcttatatttatttttagaataataaaagtattcaaatttagaaacaaacataacttataacaataaaaaacacaATGTACAAAGACGACATGTCAAGATGCAATTAGctcataattatgtatttaaattgcattcacgtgaagaagaaaaaattattttatattttagttccgagagagagagagagagagagagagagagagagagagagagagagagagaagagagagagagagagagatagaagagagagagagagagagagagagagaagagagagagagagagagagagagagagagagaggagagagagagagagagaggagagagagagagagagagagtctaTCTCTACTcgatctcttctctctctctcctagaGAGAGatctagagagagagagagaaaatattcaGCAAACGCAATCAGCATGCATGACTGCTTATTAACCATTTAATTGTCCTGCTATGAGAGAGGCGGTCTTCTCGAGtattaattgacaaaaataacaatttacattTAGATAGATATGCATACACATAAATGCAAAGTAAAAACCTTGCATTTAAGTGGTAATTTGGACTAGTTATATCCTTTTCTTAGATCTTTCATTCATTTGAGATTGAGTGTGGAAGATGATTGTCCGTGATAAATCGCTGATATAACTGTATAGCTAGTAAAGATATTGATTCGTCAGataattgacgatttaacAGGACTTTgagaaatttctttataataacatCATACTTGTATGaatgtattacaattttatttgataacatTAAAGTCAGGGATTCTATTTGCATTACGCAATTTATTTATGCGATATGTTAGTGTTCTAATATTTCAAACGGTATAAAGTTTTGGACCCGCGTGTGTCGTTCTTTTTCTGAACTTCTTTTGAACTTCTTCTGAACATAGGAGTCTCCGTAGTCCGATACTTTCAAATGCATAGCATtcgaaatgaataaattattagactTTCGAAAAAGACAAgatataatagtaattttattttctttgctCTCTCTatagaaagtaatttttcttacGATTGTCAACTTATTACAACTCAATTTATTCGTTTTAATTCGAAAcgattataacttttttttaatactttttatttttatatttaatcagaTCTTTACAATCTTTAGTCACGGTAGCATTCTTACCATGGGTCCCAGGAGGACGAAGATGAATCTTGTCGGAACAGGAACTTCTGTCAGGTCCCCCATTATTCCGGCTTGGCTTAACCGGATGAATGCGGACAAAGTCTTGTCGAGAAAATCGACCTCACCTACGAGTATGTTGCTTGCCTCGGCGCCGGGTGGTATCTTTCTCATAAAGTGCGTATTACCCTAATGAGAAAATGGAAGTTGAagtttcttgaattaaattatttgcgaTACAGAAGGTCAATCGTGGCGTTAAAGGAGAaaagtttgaataaaacttccttataaaaaacattaaaaatttagtgatTCTCGCTTGtctgatatttaaaaaatcggaaaGTAATCAactgaaatattatacaattgcATTAAGTTTAAACAAAAGCTAAATCGTACTTTATGCGTATgtaaacatatgtatatttattcatcTTAATTGCATTCAATACAGTATCTGGCAATAATTCAAAGATATCCGATAAATATAATCTGTGCTGAGTCTTCACCGTTATTGCCAGCGTAGtcagataattaaaatagaaggATCAAATCTCTCAAGAATCTCAAATGGTCTATTTACGAACCCTGTGATTAGCATCTCCGTTTTCCAAAGCTGACGAACTGTGAATTCTGCTGATAGACACGTTGCTGGGGCTCCGATCCATTCCGTTACTACCTGGTTCCTGGCCTGAAAGAGATCTGGCTTACTGCCTACTGCATTTTTACGCGCGACCTATGTAACGAGTCCTGTCAGCAGCATGCAATGAAGAAAATGATGGCCTCCACCCACCCGTGCGTCATTAATCCTCCGAAGTGCGCGCACGAGGCAAATTGCAATTTCGTGAAGCTCGCATTTCACGCCCTATGTCATTCGCACGAACGTGCTTCTGCAACACTTCTAGAACACGTTCCGCTTTACAGTAGTGTCAAAAAATCGAGAAGACCAAACACTCTTATCTCGCAGCAAAATCATACATCATACCGTCGTGGAAACTCATGAATTTTTCCGGTCAATTCAAGTAAGTGGTGTGGTTGTAAAATAACATGATGttgacaaagaaaattttcaaaaagttgTTGATTTACACTTACAACcgcaaaatttgtttataactcaacatgaattttttatttcaacataaTTAACGTAAGctttaaaaatagtatatttggGGAGAAAAAAGAGCAAGAgttttgtaataaagaaaacaaataaatgtttataaaataagaatgtttataaaacaatgttttcAACAACgcgtaaatatcaatttttaattgtaattgggattaatttctgtattttcattgtgaataatcaataatacaatatttaatattttatcttatttacagcatggaatattgcaattttatgtttatctctGAGTTTTCTAAATTAAGTACACTATCATACGAAACAAATTAGCTCGAATTgccaacttttaattaaagagatGAACTTTTTAACCGTAATGAAATAACTATTTAATCTGAAATCGCAAGCGTAATCAAAAAAGagatattatcaattataaaacacagacaaattttaagattatattgtACTGATACTGATTGGTTATGCGATAATTAgccatattaatttattaataattattcttgaaTCTTTTCTTCCTACATCAGAGTGCATTTAATCGATATCaaccaattaattttattaaatgaatcAAATGAACTTTGCTTGATCGAAAAGACCGCCATACTTAAAGTAGCACTTGACCTTTGCACCAAAGATGCGTTCGGGGAGGCGCTATTAgtgctatcagcatcagtctatctttaaatactcattaaaagtagaacgaGGATAGACTAATGCGCTCATAGCATTCTCTCCAAACGCATCCCAAATGTCAGGGATGAACGCTAGCGTCCTTTGCAAAGATAATCTTATCATAAATTTCCCTAATAGTCTTGTTGAAGACTATCcctaatataaactttatgttgcaatttgatatttttttaacagtccACCGCAAACAATtcgtttatgtaaaaatatctgCTTAGATATTTCCTGATTTgtgataaacaattaaaaatgatacatCTGTTATTCTTTTCACCAGTTCTTTAACCTAAatccttaaaattatttttagtaaatgttTAACAGTTAAAGTTTTTATCATTTAGCA
This sequence is a window from Monomorium pharaonis isolate MP-MQ-018 chromosome 3, ASM1337386v2, whole genome shotgun sequence. Protein-coding genes within it:
- the LOC105838746 gene encoding electrogenic sodium bicarbonate cotransporter 1 isoform X2, producing MRLTISRHVSPGKRYKKCRAPSVNVKHLCRAIERRRCSKLSKARDKKKSCDTSALRPWMQPRAGSGGAHPGGTGDDEAPKDPGARITHQSYTEKDYEGHRAHTVYVGVHLPGERRHRRHHKHHHSQRQPGGKEDADNDRPRQLLMARRGRLASICDPAGEMIFTPPAQRVQFILGEEVGDDAHESHPLFSEMEELVKDGDEMEWKETARWIKFEEDVEEGGNRWSKPHVATLSLHSLFELRSLLLNGTVMLDMEAGSLEQIADLVLDNMISKGVLSVELREKVREALLVRHRHQHERRKDNNMSKLPIIRSLAEIGRNHSSSKNLQERRDPKDTYVPSVARSSSCPNSNTAPLSKEAKDLKGPYLLVPVEESNSAPAIAGATSQGSGAALNAGSRFLTIPGNPGQEPGSNGMDRSPSNVSISRIHSSSALENGDANHRGNTHFMRKIPPGAEASNILVGEVDFLDKTLSAFIRLSQAGIMGDLTEVPVPTRFIFVLLGPMGGISGFHEIGRAMATLMSDEVFHDVAYKAKNRNHLLSGIDEFLDAVTVLPPGEWDPAIRIEPPAAIPSQEVRKRPKEEKPKEEFDEEADEQKLREESGLSRTGRLFGGLINDFKRKAPFYLSDFKDALALQCVASFIFLYFACLSPIITFGGLLSEATGKNMAAMESLVSGFVCGIGYGFFSGQPLTILGSTGPVLVFETIVYEFCKKVDWSYMSFRFWIGTWISVILMILVALDASACVCYITRFTEENFATLIAFIFIYKAIENVLSIGKKYPLNTYSSQTLDYDCWCKPPNISLPSSYDNMNWTTLDKTACENYNGTMVGDGCSVPHYVPDVFLMSIILFMGTFLLSVELKDFKNALFFPSKVRQVVSDFAVIIAIFSMSTLDHFVGIPTPKLEVPTEFKPTLEGRGWLIWPFERNPWWSAIGACLPALLGTILIFMDQQITAVIVNRKENKLKKGCGYHLDLFILAILIEICSVMGLPWFVAATVLSINHVNSLKLESECAAPGEKPQFLGVREQRVTHILIFLMIGCSVLLTPMLRNIPMPVLFGVFLYMGAASLKGLQFFDRILIMLMPVKYQPDYMFLRQVPLKRVHMFTAIQLTCLACLWLIKSFSHTSILFPLMLVVMIGIRKSLDLMFTQRELKILDDIMPEPSKKHADDLRKLENGEDHNETMGYGPPGNIQISLANGNIMKIPLASINISEEVNKTGIWQQVNESNEKTKQSKSLINVGKQKKNPKKDNSLLAADETTRLTTMTEEDEDDSGISIKVDLIRSKESISPLKANGTTSAETSV